From a single Budorcas taxicolor isolate Tak-1 chromosome X, Takin1.1, whole genome shotgun sequence genomic region:
- the CLDN2 gene encoding claudin-2, with translation MASLGLQLVGYVLGLLGLLGTLIAMLLPSWRTSSYVGASIVTAVGFSKGLWMECATHSTGITQCDIYSTMLGLPADIQAAQAMMVTSSAMSSLACIVSVVGMRCTVFFQESRAKDRVAVVGGVFFILGGLLGFIPVAWNLHGILRDFYSPLVPDSMKFEIGEALYLGIISSLFSLVAGIFLCFSCSPQGNRSNYYDAYQAQPLATRSSPRPGQAPKGKSEFNSYSLTGYV, from the coding sequence ATGGCCTCTCTTGGCCTCCAGCTTGTGGGCTACGTCCTGGGCCTTCTGGGGCTGTTGGGCACCCTGATTGCCATGCTGCTCCCCAGCTGGCGAACAAGCTCCTATGTTGGTGCCAGCATTGTGACTGCAGTTGGCTTCTCCAAAGGCCTCTGGATGGAGTGTGCAACACACAGCACAGGCATCACCCAGTGTGACATCTACAGCACCATGCTAGGCCTGCCCGCTGACATCCAAGCTGCCCAGGCCATGATGGTGACGTCCAGCGCCATGTCCTCCTTGGCCTGCATTGTCTCTGTGGTGGGCATGAGATGCACAGTCTTCTTCCAGGAGTCTCGAGCCAAAGACAGAGTGGCGGTGGTGGGCGGAGTCTTCTTCATCCTTGGAGGCCTCCTGGGCTTCATCCCTGTTGCCTGGAATCTTCATGGGATCTTGCGAGACTTCTACTCCCCGCTGGTGCCTGACAGCATGAAATTTGAGATCGGAGAGGCTCTTTACCTGGGCATTATTTCCTCCCTGTTCTCCCTGGTAGCTGGAatcttcctctgcttttcctgcTCACCCCAGGGAAATCGCTCCAACTACTACGATGCCTACCAGGCCCAGCCCCTGGCCACTAGGAGCTCTCCAAGGCCTGGTCAAGCACCCAAAGGCAAGAGTGAGTTTAACTCCTACAGCCTGACAGGGTATGTGTGA